The Acidobacteriota bacterium DNA segment TCTTGGTGGCACCCCGGTGGGCGCCCCGAGGCTGATCGAGCCGGTGACAACGCCGTACCCTGAGCCGGGAGCTTCGATCCCCGATCGCAGCTCGAACTTCGGTCCCTCCCCAGTCATCATCGACCGGGCAACGACTAATGACGGGTATCTCCTTCAGGAGGTGGGGAAATTCAGTGAGCAGGTCTGGGGAGTTTCAACGAGCGTGGTCAAGGCCGTCGTTCGAAATCTTCCGAGAGGCTGTCACAATACTGTCATCGTCTCGGAGGACTTCGCGCGCTGACTCTCCGTCGTGTAACATGAACGCCGTCACGTATGCCAACGCTTGTCCCTGTCCAGGCGCGCGCTCGGCAACCTCGCTTAGCGTCACACCGCCGAGGGAGTGACCAACGAGTATCGCTGGTTCCGCGAAACCGTCGAGTACCTGTAACACATCGCCGGTGAACGCATCGAGACTGACATCCTCGGCAGCCATCTCATTGTTTGGCCTTCCGGGCAGATCGATTGCCAGAGGTCGGTGACCCCCAGCGCTCAAATGCGGGTGGACCTTATCCCAGCACCAACTTCCCATCCAGGCACCGTGGATCAGAATGATGGGCGCCATTGCGACTCTCTCGAGGTTGCGTTAGTAGCCTAGTCGCGACCGGAAAGTGGTTCCTGGGATTCCTGGCGACTCTCGAGTATGGAACGATGGGCGACAGGGCGAAGGAATGGTCACGAGAGAAGCTGGAGCTCCCATCGCGTCTGATCTCGCAGCGCCCACGGAGAGTGGCTAGTTCTCGAGGGCCCATCCGACGGTGTTGCTGTGGCGGCTGAAGCCAGACTGAAGCCCAACGACCTGACACAGCCTGACACCGGGCAGCACTCGTTGACATGCGGACCATGTCGTGAGGACGTTGACTATCGTTAACGAGCGGTGTTCAACGGTACTGGAAGAGGTATCGACGGGCTCATAACCCGAAGGTCGCGGGTTCAAATCCCGCCCCCGCTACGAAGAGAACCCTTGGTATTACTACAGATACCGAGGGTTTTCTCGAGTGTTGGGGTGGCGGGAAAGCGGTTACGCACGGGTACCGGAACTTGACAAATCACGTTTGGCAGTATGTCTCTCACACTCACGTAGGTATCGATCAGTTCTTGGTTGAGATCTGATAGGAACGATGTGCCCTGTGGATTGAGGGTGAGGTAGACGGAGCCTCCGCCGAGAAACGGCTCGTGGTAGTTCTTGAATCCGTCCTTGGGAAGCAGCGGAGTAAGTTGTCTTGCCAACCATGTCTTGCCACCTGCCCAGCGGAGGAAAGGTTTCGGCTTAGGTTGTGTGACATCGGGTCCGCGAATCGCCATCTGGGTTCAGCATAGACAATGGGTTGTCGCGTGGGTGCTCATGGTGTGATCCGATGTCCGAGCCACAGAGTGGTCGGAGTCCTTTCGGTACGAGCCGGGCGAGTGATTCGAGCGGTTGTCACGAAGACTTCTCCGTTGCGTGAGTGAACGGATGGGTAGCTCCACAGCGACGTATCGTGGGCCGAGGAGACCGCTACCGCTTCCCCGCGTCGTATCCGAAGGAGACTGATGACATGAAGGAACTCGTATCACTCATCGACATCACCGAGGACTCGGACATCGAGGCTGTCATCGATCAGCTCATGGACGAGCAGGAGCAGTTCATCGCCGCGAACGCAGAAGCAATAGCGGAGGACACCACCGGTGGAGTCGAGCAGGACGAGGATTCAACCGGTTCACAATCGACCGCGGAAGGGGAGACGCGATGAGGAAACTCGTTTTACGTACAACCAGAGGACTCAATCGACGACCTCGTAGACATGGCAATGAGCGCGATCCACGGTGACCAGCCATCGCCTGAAGACAACGGTGAGGACTTCGACGAGGACGATGTTGAGAGCAGTCCCAGCGCCGATCCCGACGAGGAATCGGAGTAGCGGTCCGCAGGGGGCGCATATGTGCCGACAGGGGTATCCATGTAACCGGAGTAACCTGGGGTGGTGGGTCACCCTCGCGCTGGCGTGCATTACCCGAGGTCGGTAGGCGAGTTTCAGGCCTGGTTCCGGACGGATGCGGACTGCTTGGACTACCTGGAGTGGTTGCGCTGGCCCGCCGGCTTCGTCTGCCTCGACTGTGGCCACGGCGGGGGGTGGCGGCTGGGGGATGGACGGTTTATGTGTGCCGTCTGCGGTAACCACGATCCGAACTCGGCAGAGCGCATAACCAGCAATGTTCGACTGCTCAGCCGCCTATAAGTGTCGCTTTGTACGGCCCGAGCCGGTATAGAAACGGCTGTCTTGTGGCCTCACGCCACGAGACAAGCCGCCCGCTGTGACACCTCAGGGAACTGCCGCTGTGTGGGAACCACCAGAGCGGCGAGCCCGGCTAGCGCCAAGAAAAGCGCCAACCAACGCCAGAACGGCTCCGAGTAACGGTTGGAAGAGAAAAAACAGGGCACCGATAGCGGCTCCTGCGGCCGCCCTGACGGCAACCCACTTTCGATTCATCGGGTCCTCTTCTCGACCGGCGAGAGTTCCCACAACACCACCGAGGACGATGAGAGAGATGCCGCCGACCCCCAGCAGCAGGTCTAGGTCGGGGCCGACTGGAACCGACAAAACAAGCAGCACCAGGCCGGGCAGCGTCCCCAGCACGGCCCACCCGACCACCCGTTTCCAATTCATAGCACTCCCGTGGGGTTCGTTTTTGGCACCCGAGCTTAGCCAGATGAGAACCTAACAGCTAAAGCGCCACCAGATCGGAGACACCGCCCATAACCGGCTGGGTGGTCTGGCGAGAACGCATTGCCAACTCGATGACCAATGATACTGCGGGCTGATGATCGCGTCGGATTGCGCATTCATGCAGAAATCAGTGACCTGAGATGGGACCCATCGAATGTCGCTACCCGGTCGCGCCGTGGCCGAAATACGAGATCGTGGAACCACTTCTTCGAATGCGTCGCGTAGAGTTTCCATGTGGACAACGATCTCCTTCTCGACATGCCGTGGCCTGCGGACCTTGACCCAGCCACAGTGCGCTTCAAGGGACGCTCGGAGACCGTCCTTCGCCGTCGAGGGTTGTACGACGATTGGTCGCTCTTCAGCGAACTGACGGAGGGTGAAGTTTCGTCGTGGTGGAACGCCGGGCCGGTGACCATCAAGGACATCCGAACCACGGGCAACGAAGCGATACGACGCCACCACGACACTGTTGATCTGCGCCACAGGATCGACACCGATCTCGCTGCGGTTGCTTTGGAGCCGTGGGCACCGCACATCTGGCACTGGGACCCGAGGTTCGCGATGTTCGTTCCGAAGGGTGATTCCACGGTTTGCGACATGTCAACTTCCGGTACCCGTGTTCGGGTCGGTGGAGGACAGGCAGTGACGGAAGCTACGAACCCGGCGGTGAGGTCGCCGGAGGAGCAATCGATCGTTGGCCTACACCGGGGGTTCGTCCGGATCATCGGACTGCACGGCACGCTCGTGGGAAGGTCGACCCCGGCGACTCCACCAAGGACCCCGCCACGACGAGCGACTCTGGGACCTCAGCATCGAGATGACCGGAGTCGACCCCGCGATCCGAACCGGGCAGTCCAGGCAATCCCTCCGACGTTGAGACGACTGCCCGCGGACGCTGCCGAGTATTGCCTCGACGAGCGAGCTCTCCTGAACCGGGAGTGGCGAACCCATGCACCAGATCCTCTTGGTTGAGTGGCTGGTTCCGGGTCCCACCCGACCTCGAGGCTAGCGATCACACGTTCAGCGCATCGATCTTCTGTCGGGCCGCGAGTGCCAGGGCACCGGGCTCGACTGTCATGTGCTCCAGTGCCCTCACGACTGTGCCCGCTTCCATCTCAGCGGCGACCATCACGATGTACGCCCCGTAGAGCTGTGACTTCTCCTTCTGAACGAGCTTGACAGCACGCCGGAACACCTGCTGGGCGGATCCCTTGCTCCGGAACACTCCTTTGCGTTTGTTCGGACGCGGGATACGGTCCGAGAGAAGCTCGTCGGGTACCGCAATGCCGACTGAGCACAGTGCATGCTCGTGTTGGGCAGCGACTGCTTCTCTGAAGCCGAGCGGATTGGCACCAACCCGCGCGAAGGCACTAGCGGCGGAGCCGAGTGCCGCGAGGACGAGGTGTTCGGCTCCCGGTTCGGGCTCTCCCATGGCGAGGGCTTCGCGCTCGGCTGCGGGGAAAAGGATATTCATGTTCTTGATGTCGGCAAAGGAATATCGTGGGCTCACGACCGTCTCGTTCTGGCTCGGGGGTTGTTGACACGATGGAGCAATGGCCGGACCACGCAGCTACAGGGATGGGATGAAAGAGGCCCTCGGATTCCTCTCCCAAGGGGGCATCGCTACTTTCCCGAATGCACCGAGCCGGTCCGGGTCATGCCGGTGGAGGGGAGCTTCAGGTCGTAGGGGGCTTCGAGATGAAGTGGCCTCAGTCGGCCGACGCGTTTGCGCAGGGCCCGGTCACACCGGTCGCTGGGATGCGGTCTTGAGGCCATCGATGATCAGGTCGAGACCGAACTCGAACGACGCGCCGAAGCTGTAGCCGGGTTGCATCACATGCTCAGTGGCGAACTCGAAGAGGCGCGGATATCTTTTGGCATCCAGTGCACCGGTCATCTCCTCCGCCACCTCCTGGACTTCTTCACCCCCGCTTGCGGGGAGCGAAGCCTCCTCAAGTGCGAAGCCGTAGAGGAAGCTGTCGAGAATGGCGTAGGCGTGTGCGGTCATCTGGAGCGACAGGCCACCGCGACGCAGGCAGTCGAGGACGGCGTCGTGGTGCTGCAGCGTGGCAGGGCCGGGCGACGTTCGGGACGCCATGTACGGTGGCGCCCAAGGGTGCCGCTTCAGGACCTCCCGGGTCGAGACGCAGCGGAGACGGATCGCGTGCGTCCACTCCTTGTCGGTTGGTGGAAGAGCGATCTGCGCGTACACCGCATCGACCATGGCGTCGATAATCGCCTCCTTGTTGGGGAAGTAGTAGTAGATCGTCATCGGCCCGACTCTCAGCGCGGACGCGAGCCGTCGGATCGTGAACGCACCCATACCGACGTCGTCCGCGAGGAGGAGTGCGCCCTCCACAATGCGGTCACTGTTGAGTCTCGAACGTTTCATGGTCGTCGGCACGCTGATCACCTCTTGACTGATAGTACTAAGTACGATAGCCTACTCTCCTGATTCGTACTAAGTACGACTATGAAGTGAAAGGAATCAACAATGCGGACGACAACACCCTCAACGGCAGAGATCCCCGCCGAGACCTCTGCGCCACTCACGGCGGAGATCATTAGCGAAATAGGCTACGAAACCGATTCAGCGCGCGGTACGGGTGTGACATCGGGCGACGCCCTCCGATTCGGCCGCGTGTTCGGCGCACTCGTGTTGGCGGCGTTCATCCTCTACGGGGTGGGAAGCAGCCTCGCGGACCAACCGATCGGTCTCGTCCTGGTTGGAATCAACTCCGTAGCGGTTGCGCTCATCGGCGGAATCGGTTTCCGGTTGCTCCGCTCAAGCCAGCGCAGAGTCGGCGGGACCTACCTCGTTTCCCGGTTGGCTGAGGCCATCCTCCTGTTCGTCGGCGTGGCCTTCGCTACATCGGTCGCATCTCCGGAGTTCGACCAAACCGCGTACCTGCTCGCGATGATCGCACTGGGAGTGGGGAGTGTCCCCTTCGTCCTTGCACTCAGGCGCGGGCGATGGCTGCCTGGATGGTTCGCTGTGTGGGGTGCCGTCGGCTATGCAGCGCTTGCAGCGGGCGCCTTGCTCGAGCTGGCGTCGGGCCGTTCGGTTGCAATTGCATTCGCCGTCCCAGGCGGACTCTTCGAGCTAGCCCTCGGCACGTTCCTTATTTCGAGAGGCTTCGGCGATGCGGATGTCCAGTAGTTCCACCCAAGACCGGCAACCGTAGGAGTGGTGGTTGCAATTCCTGTGGCTCGCCCTCTCAGCGGTCTAGGCCGCCGTCATTCTCGCCACGAACGCCCTGGCCTGGCCGCCAGCGCTGTGGATCGCGACCACGCTCGGCTCACTCACGGTCCTCCAACGTCGCCTGGCGGCTGAAGCACGCTATGAGGTACTGCCACGTCGATGACGCATACGTGTTCTTGCAGCAGCCATGTTCTGTCTGGCGGGGCCCTCGACACGCTACATCAGCCTGTGCCGGTCACCACTCCGCCGTCAGTCTCGGAGGTCGAGCTCAAAAGCGCCGAGTGATCTGCCCCGGTACAGACCAGAGGTGCAGAGCGCCGTGGGGGACTCTCACGTAGTCTGGATCGAGGGAGACCATGGAGGAGCGACCGATGTCCGATGAATCCAAGAAGCGAGCGCGGCTCCCTCCGCGATGGTTCGTACGCCTGGCTTGGTCCACACATCGCGATTTGTACCGCACCTCGGGTGGCCGGGTCGGATTGAGGCGTGCGAAGGGCAACCGGTGGGGGATGATGCGCCTCACGACCACCGGGCGCCGCACCGGCCAGGAGCGGAGTGTGATCCCTGGGCATTTCGATGATGGTCCGAACCTGGTCACGATGGCGATGAACGGTTAGGCCGACGGCGAGCCTGCGTGGTGGCTCAATCTCCAAGCGCATCCCCAAGACAGCGCCGATCTCATCGGCGGCCGCCGCACGCTCAGAGGGCGGGCGGCAGAGGGAGAGGAACGAGCGCGACTCTGGGACGACGGCGCGACATCGACACGAACTTGGATGGCTACGCAGCGCTTCGGTCCGCTGAGACCGCCGTTGTGTTCCTGGAGCCATCGTCCGACCCAAACGGATGATGCTTGCGATTCCAGACACCTACCTCATCCACGCACTCCACTGGCAGCGAGACTGGTGCCCAACCGCCTGACACAGCCTGGCACGGGTTGGCAGGCGTTCCGGGTCGTGGTGGCGTGGATCATCGTTGAGCAGCGGGCTCCGATGCTGTTTGGAGCGCACTCGTAGCTCATAACCCGAAGGTCGCGGGTTCAAATCCCGCCCCCGCTACAAACAGAAACCCTTGAGACATTGACGTTCTCAAGGGTTTCGTCGCGTCTGGAATCAGCGCTAAAGACCCCATGTCAAACCTGTGTCAAACGTTTGGAAGCGTAGATTGTGCTGTTCCGGTTCATGATGGTCATTGTGGTTCCGGTTGGTGTGTTCCAGGTTCGGGACGCGGTTCCGGGTGCTGGGCGACGGTGTTCCGGTTCCTGTGTGACACCTTCTGGTTCCATGCTTCTGTGATACGTGACGCGTGTTGGAGGAGGCTGGTGATGGTTCTTGTGGAGTTGGGTGTTGTGGAGCAACGGTTCCAGGCAGTGCTTGAGGTGCTTGGCGGGGCGTCGGTGAGCGATGTTGCTCGCCGGTATGGGGTGGTGCGCCAGACGGTGCATCGGTGGTTACGCAAGTATGCCAAGTCGGGTGTTTCGGGGTTGGCGGATCAGTCGTCGAGGCCGCATTCGTGTCCTCATCAGATGCCAGCTGTGGTTGAGGCGCGGGTGGTTGAGATGCGTCGGGCGCATCCGGGGTGGGGTCCTCGGACGATCCGGTACTGGTTGGGGGACGAGGGTGTTGCGCCGTTACCGTCTCTGTCTTCGATCTATCGGGCGTTGCTGCGTCACAGACTGGTGGATCCCGAGAAGCGTCGGAAGCCCCGTTCGGCGTATCGGCGGTGGGAGCGGTCGAGGTCGATGGAGTTGTGGCAGATGGATGTGATGGGCCGTGTGAAGCTCACGGACGGCTCCGAGGCGAAGGTGGTGACGGGGATTGATGACCATTCGAGGTTCTGTGTCTCCGCGTTGGTTGTGGCACGGGCAACAGCGAAACCGGTGTGTGACGCGTTGGGGTTAGCAATGCGTCGTCACGGGGTTCCGGATCAGATCCTGACTGATAACGGGAAGGTGTTCACCACCAGGTTCGGGCCCGGGTCG contains these protein-coding regions:
- a CDS encoding alpha/beta fold hydrolase, giving the protein MAPIILIHGAWMGSWCWDKVHPHLSAGGHRPLAIDLPGRPNNEMAAEDVSLDAFTGDVLQVLDGFAEPAILVGHSLGGVTLSEVAERAPGQGQALAYVTAFMLHDGESAREVLRDDDSIVTASRKISNDGLDHAR
- a CDS encoding DNA adenine methylase, whose amino-acid sequence is MAIRGPDVTQPKPKPFLRWAGGKTWLARQLTPLLPKDGFKNYHEPFLGGGSVYLTLNPQGTSFLSDLNQELIDTYVSVRDILPNVICQVPVPVRNRFPATPTLEKTLGICSNTKGSLRSGGGI
- a CDS encoding transposase, which translates into the protein MGHPRAGVHYPRSVGEFQAWFRTDADCLDYLEWLRWPAGFVCLDCGHGGGWRLGDGRFMCAVCGNHDPNSAERITSNVRLLSRL
- a CDS encoding TetR/AcrR family transcriptional regulator C-terminal domain-containing protein → MKRSRLNSDRIVEGALLLADDVGMGAFTIRRLASALRVGPMTIYYYFPNKEAIIDAMVDAVYAQIALPPTDKEWTHAIRLRCVSTREVLKRHPWAPPYMASRTSPGPATLQHHDAVLDCLRRGGLSLQMTAHAYAILDSFLYGFALEEASLPASGGEEVQEVAEEMTGALDAKRYPRLFEFATEHVMQPGYSFGASFEFGLDLIIDGLKTASQRPV
- a CDS encoding DUF4386 family protein, whose product is MRTTTPSTAEIPAETSAPLTAEIISEIGYETDSARGTGVTSGDALRFGRVFGALVLAAFILYGVGSSLADQPIGLVLVGINSVAVALIGGIGFRLLRSSQRRVGGTYLVSRLAEAILLFVGVAFATSVASPEFDQTAYLLAMIALGVGSVPFVLALRRGRWLPGWFAVWGAVGYAALAAGALLELASGRSVAIAFAVPGGLFELALGTFLISRGFGDADVQ